In the Allorhizobium ampelinum S4 genome, one interval contains:
- the trbH gene encoding conjugal transfer protein TrbH, which yields MQGNSTLVRVLAIGIVSASLAACTTSGGYFSPQTSMDAANLQAPAADAVAADMVARLAEHVGPGTGTIVLKTDNTAFASAFEKHLREWGYAVDATATGPKAIALAYTVDSLDGDVIARVSTPGVELARQYQATKTGAVASSPLSVMKHGET from the coding sequence ATGCAGGGAAACTCCACACTCGTACGCGTTCTCGCGATCGGTATCGTTTCTGCCTCGCTTGCGGCCTGCACGACGTCGGGCGGCTATTTCTCCCCTCAAACCAGCATGGATGCCGCTAATCTCCAGGCGCCGGCCGCCGATGCTGTTGCCGCCGACATGGTTGCCCGGCTTGCCGAACACGTCGGTCCGGGAACCGGTACCATTGTTCTCAAGACTGACAACACCGCATTCGCATCTGCGTTTGAGAAGCATTTGCGTGAATGGGGCTACGCGGTCGATGCGACCGCGACCGGCCCCAAAGCTATCGCGCTTGCCTATACCGTGGATTCGCTGGATGGCGACGTGATCGCGCGGGTTTCGACGCCGGGCGTCGAACTGGCCCGTCAATATCAGGCGACGAAGACAGGTGCAGTGGCCTCAAGCCCGCTTTCGGTCATGAAGCACGGCGAAACGTAA
- the trbG gene encoding P-type conjugative transfer protein TrbG, translating into MFKLTKLRASVVTALVLLTAAPTLGGAADYNASKGTRLSGQWQDAGAVMTRGPDGQVIYLFGETQPTVVCAPLQLCEVQLQPGEAVRDVLVGDTVRWQVEPASSGSPQGQRISLIVKPAEAGLKTSMVITTSRRTYHINLQSDGTRYMARVAFKYPEDVRQQLAAVNQKISDSIIPGAGIPAENLRFDFSMRGSARWKPTRIYTDGTKTYIQFPGQMRSGDAPVLYVVSGGQNQIVNYRLNNNMMVVDYLIDRAVLISGVGRQQQKITISRRG; encoded by the coding sequence ATGTTCAAATTGACGAAATTGCGTGCGAGCGTTGTGACCGCACTGGTCCTTTTGACTGCCGCGCCCACCCTGGGCGGTGCTGCCGACTACAACGCAAGCAAGGGCACCCGGCTTTCAGGCCAATGGCAGGACGCCGGCGCTGTCATGACACGCGGACCTGACGGACAGGTCATCTATCTGTTTGGCGAAACGCAGCCGACCGTCGTCTGCGCACCCTTGCAGCTTTGTGAGGTGCAGCTGCAGCCCGGAGAGGCCGTGCGCGATGTTCTCGTCGGTGACACTGTTCGATGGCAGGTTGAGCCCGCGTCGTCTGGTTCGCCGCAGGGACAGCGTATCAGCCTGATCGTCAAGCCTGCCGAAGCCGGTTTGAAGACTTCGATGGTCATTACGACGTCACGCCGGACCTATCATATCAATCTGCAGTCCGACGGCACACGCTATATGGCGCGCGTCGCCTTCAAATACCCCGAAGACGTTCGCCAGCAGCTAGCGGCGGTAAACCAGAAGATCTCGGATAGCATCATTCCGGGTGCTGGCATTCCAGCCGAAAACCTCCGTTTTGATTTTTCCATGCGCGGCTCCGCCCGCTGGAAACCAACCCGGATCTATACCGACGGGACGAAGACGTACATTCAGTTCCCCGGCCAAATGAGAAGTGGCGATGCCCCAGTCCTCTATGTCGTGTCCGGAGGACAGAACCAGATCGTCAACTACCGACTGAACAACAACATGATGGTGGTCGATTATCTAATCGATCGGGCCGTTCTGATTTCGGGCGTCGGTCGGCAGCAGCAGAAAATCACCATCAGCAGGAGGGGTTAA
- the trbL gene encoding P-type conjugative transfer protein TrbL, whose product MRAALVLRLAPFAIVALAAVEPALAADGSILTNLENNVRSATQGWQDTVMNAARSLFWILAGIEFGIAAVWFAIAAPSLDTWVAELIRRIIFIGFFLFVLQQGPDFAKAVVDSLFQLGANGGTASPADVFNAGIKVASTLSEKVKFGIFEDNAMAIGIIIAMIVVVISFSLVAAIFVSVLVEMYVGLLAGMIMLGLGGSSFTKDFAIKYLVYAFSVGMKLMALVMIARIGSEILIGLSNDANTGEELLASLVIAGLSVVIFMIAIYVPNIIQGVVQGVSVSSGMEAMRSSAQVTAFAASTVAGVGAGVAAAGTAKAAGAGILGQASAGVRAGGSALAGTAAKAAMGSHGSGAGGPSRSMGLRNHKTSK is encoded by the coding sequence ATGCGTGCAGCACTGGTTTTGAGATTGGCGCCTTTCGCCATCGTCGCACTCGCCGCGGTGGAACCCGCCCTGGCAGCGGATGGATCGATCCTTACAAACCTGGAAAACAATGTCCGCTCGGCCACTCAAGGGTGGCAAGACACCGTCATGAATGCGGCAAGGTCACTGTTCTGGATCCTGGCGGGAATAGAATTTGGTATTGCCGCCGTGTGGTTCGCCATTGCAGCGCCATCGCTCGATACGTGGGTCGCAGAGCTGATACGGCGTATTATCTTCATCGGCTTTTTCCTGTTTGTCCTGCAGCAGGGACCCGACTTCGCGAAAGCTGTCGTCGACAGTCTGTTTCAGCTGGGGGCGAACGGCGGGACGGCTTCGCCAGCGGATGTCTTCAATGCCGGCATCAAGGTGGCGAGCACCCTGTCGGAAAAGGTCAAGTTCGGCATTTTCGAAGACAACGCAATGGCGATTGGCATCATCATCGCCATGATTGTCGTGGTGATCTCTTTCTCGCTCGTGGCCGCGATTTTCGTTTCGGTGCTGGTGGAGATGTATGTCGGCCTGCTCGCCGGCATGATCATGCTCGGACTCGGCGGGTCGAGCTTCACCAAGGACTTCGCGATCAAATATCTCGTCTATGCCTTCTCGGTGGGCATGAAGCTGATGGCGCTCGTGATGATCGCGCGCATCGGCTCGGAGATCCTGATCGGCCTTTCGAACGATGCCAACACTGGAGAAGAACTGCTTGCGAGCCTCGTCATCGCGGGCCTGTCCGTCGTCATCTTCATGATTGCGATCTACGTGCCGAATATCATCCAGGGCGTCGTACAGGGCGTGTCGGTCAGCAGCGGCATGGAAGCCATGAGATCCAGCGCACAGGTCACTGCTTTTGCGGCTTCGACGGTCGCGGGTGTCGGCGCTGGCGTCGCAGCGGCAGGTACTGCCAAGGCCGCCGGCGCTGGCATTCTGGGTCAGGCCTCCGCGGGCGTGAGGGCAGGCGGCTCGGCTTTAGCCGGAACGGCAGCAAAAGCCGCCATGGGTTCGCATGGCTCGGGCGCGGGCGGCCCATCGAGGTCGATGGGACTGCGCAACCACAAAACATCGAAATAG
- the trbF gene encoding conjugal transfer protein TrbF has translation MAKKLKHFDNPYLAARHEWNERMGGANRAARAWMTVGSVSLVMATVGFGFALYQASQVKLVPYIVQVDTLGNSVTGGFPAQIEYADERVVRNMLGQFVYNFRSITPDNVVQKGYIDRTYAMLRRTDPSTEKVNNWFRNNSPFDRARTVTVSVEINNIVALSNQSYQIDWTEIERDRAGKELRTRRWRGIATVTLSPPQDEAIIRLNPIGLYLKDFDWTAQL, from the coding sequence ATGGCCAAAAAGCTGAAGCATTTCGACAACCCGTATCTGGCGGCGCGTCACGAATGGAATGAGCGCATGGGCGGCGCCAACCGCGCAGCCAGAGCATGGATGACCGTCGGATCGGTTTCGCTGGTGATGGCGACGGTGGGTTTCGGCTTCGCGCTCTATCAGGCCAGCCAGGTCAAGCTTGTCCCCTATATCGTGCAGGTCGACACGCTCGGAAATTCTGTTACGGGCGGGTTCCCGGCACAGATCGAATATGCCGACGAGCGCGTCGTTCGCAACATGCTCGGCCAGTTCGTTTATAACTTCCGATCGATCACGCCGGATAATGTGGTCCAGAAGGGCTATATCGACCGCACCTATGCGATGCTTCGGCGCACTGACCCCTCCACGGAAAAGGTCAACAACTGGTTCCGGAATAACTCGCCCTTCGATCGCGCCCGGACAGTGACGGTGTCCGTCGAGATCAACAACATCGTGGCCCTCTCCAACCAGTCGTACCAGATCGACTGGACTGAGATCGAGCGCGATCGGGCGGGCAAGGAACTGCGGACCCGGCGATGGCGCGGGATCGCCACCGTGACCCTGTCGCCGCCCCAGGACGAAGCTATCATTCGCCTCAACCCGATCGGTCTTTACCTCAAGGACTTCGATTGGACGGCCCAACTTTAA
- a CDS encoding DUF2749 domain-containing protein, which yields MAQVKLPIVILVALFSAVAGGAISYVAIPTADPEMKALLSRQVALAEEEAAARAAAAERTRKLMNSNPDDYPTTGGQKMAPRW from the coding sequence ATGGCACAGGTGAAACTTCCCATCGTCATCCTTGTCGCCCTTTTCTCCGCCGTGGCCGGCGGCGCGATTTCCTATGTCGCGATCCCCACTGCCGATCCGGAAATGAAGGCGTTGCTCTCAAGACAGGTCGCGCTTGCGGAAGAGGAAGCGGCGGCGCGGGCAGCCGCGGCCGAGCGCACGCGCAAACTGATGAACTCCAACCCGGATGATTATCCGACGACCGGCGGGCAAAAAATGGCCCCCCGTTGGTGA
- the trbJ gene encoding P-type conjugative transfer protein TrbJ: MLRRSLLRNALAGLVLAVSPSVVFAGAATGGATEWTQLLNNAQLLEQSGQGVEQIANQTQQIAHQVTQIQNQLDQYRTMLQNLEKLPDTIWGQAQKDLNRLRQLTQQGEGIGFSMANLDDVLKQRFPSFEQFASGVQGGQNFSQQYGQWSKTNRDTIGGTLAQAGMTAQQFDTEQSTMKQLQEQSQTSVGQMQALQVGHSIASQQVEQMQKLRGLIAQQSTMMGTWYQSEQTAKDLAQHKRESFFSSTPPSTSGGQKMQPRW; the protein is encoded by the coding sequence ATGCTGCGTCGCTCTTTGCTTCGTAATGCCCTTGCCGGTTTGGTCCTCGCCGTCAGCCCAAGCGTCGTCTTCGCCGGCGCTGCAACGGGTGGGGCGACGGAATGGACCCAGCTTCTCAACAATGCCCAGCTTCTCGAACAGTCGGGGCAGGGGGTCGAACAGATCGCCAATCAGACACAGCAGATCGCCCACCAGGTCACGCAGATCCAGAACCAGCTCGACCAGTACCGGACGATGCTGCAGAACCTCGAAAAGCTGCCTGACACCATCTGGGGCCAGGCTCAGAAGGACCTCAATCGGCTTCGTCAACTGACCCAGCAGGGGGAGGGCATCGGCTTCTCGATGGCCAATCTCGACGACGTCCTGAAACAGCGCTTTCCGAGTTTCGAGCAGTTCGCCTCTGGGGTCCAGGGCGGACAGAACTTCTCTCAGCAATATGGGCAGTGGTCAAAGACCAACCGTGACACGATCGGCGGCACACTCGCTCAAGCCGGGATGACGGCGCAGCAGTTCGACACCGAACAAAGCACCATGAAGCAGTTGCAGGAGCAGTCGCAAACGTCCGTCGGCCAGATGCAGGCGCTACAGGTCGGCCACTCGATTGCCAGCCAGCAGGTCGAACAGATGCAGAAGTTGCGCGGCCTGATCGCCCAGCAATCGACGATGATGGGCACATGGTATCAGTCCGAGCAGACCGCCAAGGATCTCGCCCAGCATAAGCGGGAAAGCTTCTTCTCGAGTACCCCGCCGTCGACGTCGGGCGGCCAGAAAATGCAGCCGCGGTGGTAG